The sequence below is a genomic window from Bos javanicus breed banteng chromosome 21, ARS-OSU_banteng_1.0, whole genome shotgun sequence.
GACAGTCAAGAGACCTTTGGAAGATAGAATCAGTATATTTTGGAATGGGTGgtacctcaatttcctcatctgtgaaatgggtctaCAACCCACCTCCAGTGCCTCTCAGGTGTGTGGTGGCAGAGTGGGGAGTGAGAGGACAGCTGATGGTCACAGCAGTGCCCCCTGCCTTTCCCTGAAAGCACTGGCTTTCTCCTTCAGATTCAAAGAGCGTGTACTGCAGACCCCCAACGACCTCCTGGTGGCTGGCTTCGAGGAGCACACGTTCCGAAACTTCTTCAACGCTGTGAGTTAACCCTGGGCATGACAGCTGAGGGGCTCAGCTTTTCTCAGGGCTGGCAGAGCAGACAGAAGACTGAGGGTTGCCTCCAGCTTGTGGGGACATGAGGGGCCAGGGAGCCCAAGGCCCTGCCCTTCCTCTGGGAGGAGGCACCTCCTTTGGAACGGTAGCTGTCAGGCTGGAAActtcccccagcctccccacctcacccccctgACCCCACTAGTGAGGGTGGTGCGGGGCTGGAGGACTCTCACTTCTGAATCTGTATGTAAGAATCACAGTCACGGCAGTGAGGAGGGAGACTTGGGGCCAAGGGACTCACTACAGAGTGTCTCTAACCCTGTCACTTAGCTTTGGTGAGATCTCTGATGGATTGATTCTGGTGCCTCAACTTGAGGATTTCAGAGTGGAAATTTCATGGAGCCAGGCTCgtggagggaggggcagagccTGCCTGGCCCCCAGCTGAGGGCCCGGGGGTACAGTTTTACAGCGTGGTAGAGCTGGTGGAGAAGGATGGCTCCGTGTCCAGCCTGCTGAAGGTATTCAACGACCAGAGCTTCTCGGACCGAATCGTGCAGTTCCTGCGCCTGCTGACCTCTGCCTTCATCAGGAACCGTGCAGATTTCTTCCGACATTTCATCGACGAGGAGATGGACATCAAAGACTTCTGCGCTCATGTAGGTCCTCGGGGTCCTGGCTTGGGATGTGGCCTCCAACCCTGGGCTCTGCTCTCATCCCTCTCTCCTTAGGAGACCTTAACACCGACATTCCCTAACCAGGGGCTGGGGTGTCACGTCTACATGGCAATTCAGAGCATTAGATTAGATTAGAAAACTGAACAGGTTGTCCTTGAGCTGCctgagctgtgtggctttgggcaagtcgctttccctctctgagcctcagattgtCTCATGAAAGGGCCTTTGGACTGGACTGTTTACAAAATGACAGAGTAGCAACCCCATAGTCATCTTTGCTCCAGGACATGTTTTATGATGTGTGGTGTTTACCTGAAAGGACTGCCAACCATTTAAACGTTGTGCAGTTTTTATATGGATGTCTGGATTTCTCTGGAAAAATCAGAAGATCCAGCTCCCCaggctttattcttgcctggcaacAATCAGCAGGAGCTAAGTGGCAGCTGCCTGAGTTACTGGGACTCACTAGCCAGCTTGTCACCATCTCTGCCTGTCTCCACTGACTTGCTCACTTGCTCGCCCAGCCCTCTTTAAGCACCTAAGCTTGAAATCCCTTTATGATAGAGTCCCCTTCTGCTCTGAGGTTCCTTATACATTAGAAAGCCCAAGCTGAAAAACTCCTGCTCTCCTCTCCAGATTCTTCAAAGTGGTGTGTTCTTCTGACATACAACGAGGGGACCAGAATCAAAAAGATCTAGATTCAAACCTTTTAATTCTGGTGATTTCTATCTGTTCCTTCCTCACTGAGCCTGcgtttccttctctagaaaaTGCGTGTGTCGACATCTGACTCAAGGCCTGTTGTGGAGACCATTGCACAGTTGCAGAGGTTTTGAGCTCTGCAACTGGGCAAAAAGCCAGGGTGGGACCTCTCACCTGTCCTCTGCTGGGCATGCATCCTCAACTGGGTTGTTTTCTCCTTGTGGCTTTTGCAGGAAGTGGAGCCCATGGCTATGGAGTGTGACCACATCCAGATCACGGCCCTGTCCCAGGCCCTGAACATCGCCCTGCAGGTGGAGTACGTGGACGAGATGGACACGGCCCTGAACCACCACGTGTTCCCCGAGGCTGCCACCCCCTCCGTGTACCTGCTCTATAAAACATCCCACTACAACATCCTTTATGCAGCCGATAAACATTGATTAATTTTAGGCCATGCAGTGGAGCCTGTCACCTAACGGGACTGCATTCTGAATGGACATTATggcttttcagttttttaagcgATTTAGACTATAGTTAGAGAACGTTGCTGCCTTTGGGGCAAAGGCACTGGGAATAAGGCCTACTCACTATGGACTGTTGGTAACTTggtgataatatttttaatatttattttcatggagGATCTAATGTTTTATAACTCTGGGCAAGGATGCCAGACTGGCTCTACCCCCAGTTCTGAGACATTGCATAGGTCACTACCCATCTCTGGGTCCAAATCTCCATCTGGAGGAGGTTCCTGCCAGTGCTGACATTCTGTTGTTGGGTAAAAAAATGTCCTTTGGTTTATTTTCCCTGGAGGCAGTGCCTCTCTGCAGTGGAGGAAAAGCTCAAGCTCAAGGTCTTACCAGTTCTATAAAAAATCAAGTCCAGTCAGCTGCTGGAGTGCACGTGGGATGCTGAACTGAGGCCAACTTGGAGATCTCCAGTGTACTTCCAAACATTCACGATGGAGTGCTTTCTCACCCCGAACTTGAGGAACAAGACTTTAATACCAAAGTCTAGAAAGGGGCCTGTGGCCATCAGCATGAAGCCCAAGTTGTCGGGCCCCTTACCTCCCTCAGGGCCAGGACTGCCTGCCTTCTGGAGGGCAGCCCTGCAGGGTTCTGCCACCAGCCCCACCTGGACAGACACTGAGAAAGACGAGGGTCCTGGAGGACCAAGAAGCTGTCTCGTCATCCCTAACACACCTTGGAAGTAGGATCTAGCGATGCAGCCAGGTGGAGGCACTGACCAGCACATGCAACCAGACTCCAGCCGAGCAGAGCAGACAAGCCTTTTGAGGCTGTCTTTggcttctttctcccttccctcttaTGGGCTGGCTAGAGGTTAGGTGGGAAAGACGGAGATGAGCAGGTGTTAGTGTGGGAGACCACCACTGTGGGAGCTGCCGGGGAGCCAAGAGCCCTGGCTCCTGCCAGCCTCCTCATTCATCCATCTGGACTTGGCCCTTAATAACCTGCTCACCTTGCTGCCTCAGGATCTCAAGGAGCCCTGGCTGGGCCACGGCCACTGCCAGCAAGCTGTCTTCCCCTCTGGGAAGAAAGGGAGAATGCAGGGGTGTGGAATTGCCTTCCTTAATCGAAGGCCTTCAAAGGTTCCAATCTGCAGGGATTTATTCGAATCTACTGGTGCTTCAGTGTCAGACTGCAGTGTCTGCTGACAGCCAAGACTGTGCCAGGGCTGGGTAACAGACTGCTCCCAGTCCCTGTATACAAAGGGCACTCTTGCGTCCATTTTCTGCCTTTGGGAAGACCAGTGTCAGGGTGCTCTTAATCGcaggcaggggcccaggttcccgTACTGCCCTGGGCTGGAATGTGGACCCACGGGCTCAAGCTAAGTGATTGTCCCTTCTTCACAGGAATGTAAATCTGACCCTGATCTCTGAATTGGTGCAGGGGttccccctccctgcctctcccaccTTGGCCTGGGGAGGAGTACACTGTGACAAGTACACTGTCAGAGTGGGCTAACACGTTACATGGTTTGTGAATGTCATGATCCCTGTTTCCAAACTGAAGGACCCTGAGCTCAATCTCGGCTGCTCTGAGCCATCGTGAGAGGTGTCCTGGGTCTCGGGCCGGGCTGTCAGGCACAGTATAATCAGCAGTGGCTGCTCCCTAACTGCATTTCTAGTTTGTGCAGCATTCACAAAAGTGAAGCTTTCTCTTCAGCAGAAGGCTGGAGAAATTCCCTTCGGGGTGTGTCTGTGCCTTTCCAGGCCTGCCAGTGCTCTTgtgggtggcggggggtggggggggacccTCTTCCCAGGAGAGATGCTATCAGTTTAGAATCGGAGCACCCGAGAGAGGCAGGCTGTTGTCATGACCTTGCCCTCTGCTCTCCCATTTTTCACAAAACCACTGGCCTAACCCAAAGCAACGCTCTCTTCCCTTCACATCTGCCCTCAGATCTTGCTTCTGAAGGGAAAGCGCTGTGGAGGAAAGGAGTGGCAGAATTCAGAGGAACTCTAAGGAACACAAAATTAAGAAATCCACTCATCCACGTACATTACCCTGCTTGGCTACAGCAGCCAGTCATGCCGGAGATCCCACTTCCTGGGTAATGCACCCATCCCATGATGCCTTCTCTTTGCAGACCAAAAGCTGGAAGGAAAGTTGTTTTGAGAGTTTGTCTTTACAACTGCACATGTGTTAGCTTCCTTCCGAAGGGAACTTTATAAATCAGTGTGACTATTTAGCAACAGAGTTGTCCTCGCTTTTGGTTCCTACTTTAAGCACAAAGtggctctggagccagattgCCTGGGTTCGAAATCTCGACTTTGTCACTAACTAGTTATATGACCTTAGCCAAGTCACTTCACTCCCCGAGTTCCAATTCCCACACTGGTGAAATGGAGACAATTACCAACATATCACAGAATTATTGGTTCAAGTGAAACAAGATTATGTGTGAAAATAATCACGTGACCTGACGTGTAGTGGGTGCCCTACAATTGGGATGCTTCCCCCGCAGACCCTTCCCAATGGGACATGGCAGAACACCCCAAGACGGGGAAAAGCCACCTTGGCGGTGGCTCTGCAGtttcccaggcagagggaagtcATCAAAGGACCACACACACTGCCATGCTGAGCGGAGGCAGGGGCACGGGCTGTGGCTCCATGAGTGGGTCCCCAGGGGCCCCTGGTTCTGTGGGAGGTAGGCCAGGCCCTACAGCTTCCTCGGCAattgattaaaaacatttttctagtATTAAAATGGTTTCCATAACAACTTTTGGTCCTGGCTTCTTAATAGTCGGTACCTGGCCCGCACCAAACAGCAACACTGCCGTCCCATAGGGCTTGTCTGTGTGAGTGGATCAGCAGGGGCCGTAGTGTCTTCGTTGAGTGAAAGGTCCAGCCACTCAGGAAGTTCTGTCCTTGGGCTGGGCTGTAAGTGCCAAAGGAACCACAGGCCTCGCCAGAGCTTTACCTCATCGGGTCAGAGAGCAAAACTGCCTTGGAGGCTGGCCCTATCTTTTAAAACCCAGCTCTTTACCATGTTATCCCACCACAAAACAATCTGCTGTTAGGGGGCAAGGACAGGATGTCAAAGGACATCAGTGGGTCTGTTTGGCCTGTGACGACTGTCCTCAGGCCTCTCAAGGCTCAGGAGCTGCTGAGGGACCTTGAGTCTGCTTGTACCTCCACtgctctcatctggaaaatgggagagCCCCTGCCGTCCTGACAGCTGTCACTCAGAAGCTGACTTCACAGTCTCCTCCACGTCACTGGTGATGCTGGGAAGACATCCTTTAAAACAGGGGGtttctggtggctcaatggtgaagaatctgcctgccaatgcaggagacatgggtcctatccctggtccaggaaaatcagtgccccacatgccatggggcaactaagcccatgccccacaaccagcctgtgctctagagcccaggaaccacaactactaaagcccctcagcctagagcccaggctcctccacgaaaaaacaggagaagccaccaagatgagaagcctgtacactgcaactagagaggagccctgctcactgcaaactagagaaagcctgcgcacagcaacaaaacccagcacagccagaacaaacaaaacacttaaaaaaaaggcataccaaaaaaaaataaaaaccaaagcagttttctaaatttgccttTGACCTACAAGGAAATGCCCAGGGTTCTAATCCTAGCTCTGagcaagtcttaaccactgagcatGAGCTTTCTCAACTACAACAAAGGGTGTAAGACTTATGTCCCAGGGCCTTGACAGAAACTAAACGATAATTAAAGCAGATAGAAAGCACCGAAGCGACACCAGTGATACCTGAATCTGAGTTCAGGCCAACACCCTGTTGCAGTTACCTACAGGGGCTACAGGGATACAGCTGCCAACTACGAGGCCACGGGAACACCTTTTGAAGCACAGACTTAGCTGTGCAGAAATGTCTGCTTCTCCCATGCCTGTGGCTACTCACCCAGACTGACTGGCGAACCTGCGGTGGTGCCGGGAGGTCACATGTCCCCTCAGCTCCTATTTACACCAGGCCCAGATCTTAGCACAAGGGCTGCCAGGGGAAATAAAGCAGCTTCTGTTCTCAGGGAGCCCAGCAAGATACCAGATCGCAGTGCAGCCAGTGCTGTGGGTGTCTACAGGAGGAACACCTCACCTCCTGGGGTTCAGGGGCCAGCATTGCTCAGGGGTGGGAAAAGGCAAACAGGCCAAGGGAAATGCTGGGACAAAGGTT
It includes:
- the OTUB2 gene encoding ubiquitin thioesterase OTUB2 isoform X4, which encodes MSETGSVIDIQHCVEFKSETSFNLISEKCDILSILRDHPENRIYQRKIQELSKRFTAIRKTKGDGNCFYRALGYSYLESLLGKSREILKFKERVLQTPNDLLVAGFEEHTFRNFFNAFYSVVELVEKDGSVSSLLKVFNDQSFSDRIVQFLRLLTSAFIRNRADFFRHFIDEEMDIKDFCAHEVEPMAMECDHIQITALSQALNIALQVEYVDEMDTALNHHVFPEAATPSVYLLYKTSHYNILYAADKH
- the OTUB2 gene encoding ubiquitin thioesterase OTUB2 isoform X5 encodes the protein MSETSFNLISEKCDILSILRDHPENRIYQRKIQELSKRFTAIRKTKGDGNCFYRALGYSYLESLLGKSREILKFKERVLQTPNDLLVAGFEEHTFRNFFNAFYSVVELVEKDGSVSSLLKVFNDQSFSDRIVQFLRLLTSAFIRNRADFFRHFIDEEMDIKDFCAHEVEPMAMECDHIQITALSQALNIALQVEYVDEMDTALNHHVFPEAATPSVYLLYKTSHYNILYAADKH
- the OTUB2 gene encoding ubiquitin thioesterase OTUB2 isoform X3 codes for the protein MSETSFNLISEKCDILSILRDHPENRIYQRKIQELSKRFTAIRKTKGDGNCFYRALGYSYLESLLGKSREILNPSLRRAGLAEGTVDVKGFKERVLQTPNDLLVAGFEEHTFRNFFNAFYSVVELVEKDGSVSSLLKVFNDQSFSDRIVQFLRLLTSAFIRNRADFFRHFIDEEMDIKDFCAHEVEPMAMECDHIQITALSQALNIALQVEYVDEMDTALNHHVFPEAATPSVYLLYKTSHYNILYAADKH
- the OTUB2 gene encoding ubiquitin thioesterase OTUB2 isoform X2; protein product: MITMSETSFNLISEKCDILSILRDHPENRIYQRKIQELSKRFTAIRKTKGDGNCFYRALGYSYLESLLGKSREILNPSLRRAGLAEGTVDVKGFKERVLQTPNDLLVAGFEEHTFRNFFNAFYSVVELVEKDGSVSSLLKVFNDQSFSDRIVQFLRLLTSAFIRNRADFFRHFIDEEMDIKDFCAHEVEPMAMECDHIQITALSQALNIALQVEYVDEMDTALNHHVFPEAATPSVYLLYKTSHYNILYAADKH
- the OTUB2 gene encoding ubiquitin thioesterase OTUB2 isoform X1 yields the protein MSETGSVIDIQHCVEFKSETSFNLISEKCDILSILRDHPENRIYQRKIQELSKRFTAIRKTKGDGNCFYRALGYSYLESLLGKSREILNPSLRRAGLAEGTVDVKGFKERVLQTPNDLLVAGFEEHTFRNFFNAFYSVVELVEKDGSVSSLLKVFNDQSFSDRIVQFLRLLTSAFIRNRADFFRHFIDEEMDIKDFCAHEVEPMAMECDHIQITALSQALNIALQVEYVDEMDTALNHHVFPEAATPSVYLLYKTSHYNILYAADKH